Genomic DNA from Lutibacter sp. A80:
GTCTACAATTTCTTTTTTTAAAAATACACAAGCACGCTGACTAGGTAAAACAAATACGCAGTTTTTAATAGTAAAATTTTTACTACTAACGTCTTTAACAACTTTTGAAATAAAAGAATCCATAATTTTTTATAAACTATAAAAGTACAAATGCCTTTTTAATTGAAATACTTTTTGAGCAATTAATGTAAAAATATTTAAAAGACTTTATACAGATTAGAAATCTAAACGAAACTAATAGCTGTTTCTTCTATACCCCATAGCGTTCTTTTAGTTTATCAAATAAGTAAGTGGTATTTGTTACACCAACAGCTTCTGCAATCTGTTTTTTAGTTGCAAAAGGATCCTCTGCTCTTAAATTGCGTGCTTTTTCTAAACGTGCTTCTTGTATTAATTGGTTAACTGTTTGTCCTAATACACTCTTAACTTTACGGTTTAGTGTGCTTCTGGAGACTTTCATATATTCTGAAATAGTATCCACAGTAAGTAGCGGTGAATTTAAATTATTGTTAATATAAGATGTAATTTTCATATTAAATTTATCGGCATATTCGTTTAAGTTTTTTAAAACTTCAGGTGAATTATCCTTATCAAATTCCGTTATATTTTTAAAAAGAGCAATAGCATTTTTAATATTAATTAAAAGTTCCTCTTCTAAAAAAGGTTTGTGTAAATAGCCATCAATTCCTAAACGTAGCATAGATAGTTTTCCTTGCTGATCTGTTCTTGCAGTAAGGACTAAAATAGGTGTTTTATTTTGTTGTTGTTTTAATTTTTTCACTAAAGTTTTCCCATCCATAACAGGCATCATATAATCTGTTAAAATAAGATCGAAATTATTGTTTTGAAGCACCTCAAGTGCCTCTTTTCCATTTTCAGCTTCAGTAATATCATAATTTTGCAAAACCTTTTTTAAATACTTCCTCATTAGTTCATGGTCATCTACTATAAGTATTTTTTGTTTTTTGTTTATAGAGCTTATGTTTGGTTGTTCTATAAACATAGTTTTTTTTATTTCAAAAATTTCAGGAGGTTTTATAGACGATTGATTAATAGTAGAATTCACAAATTCTTTAGGAATAGAAATTGTAAAACAAGTGCCATTTCCAAAACTGCTTTCTACAGCAATAGAAAATTGATGTGCGTTAACAATACTTTTTGTAAACGCTAAACCTATACCACTTCCTTGACTTTTGGTAATGTCATTTTTTACTTGATAAAAACGCTTAAAGATAGATTCGGTTTCTTCCTTACTAATGCCAATACCCGTATCTATAACATTAATAGTAATTCCTTCGTTGTTAAAAGAAGTGTTTATAGCAACGCTTCCGTTTGTAGGTGTAAATTTTAAGGCATTGCTAAGTAAATTAGTAATTGCTTTAGAAAATAGATCTTCATCTACTAAAATTGTTGTTTTTAAAGTCTTATTATTAAATGTAAACTCTATATTTTTTTTAGTAAAAAGACTTTGAAAATTAATGAAATGTTTTTCTAAAAACGAGTTTAAATCAACCGGTATCCTAATAAGTTGAAACTGATTATTATCCATTTTACTTAAATCCATAATACCATTAATAATATTTTGCATTTGTTGGCATTGTTCTTTAATAACAGCTGTTTTTTGTTTGTTTTCTTTATCAGATTCTTTAAAGTTTAATTGATTTGTATACCCTTGAATTAAGGTTAAAGGGGTACGTATTTCATGTGAAAGGTTTACAAAAAAATGTGATTTAAACTCAATCGATTCACGTAATTCTGCTTCTTGAACTTCTAATATCATTTTATCTGAAAGTACTTTGTCTTTTTCTAGTGCTAAAAGTTTTTCATTTTTTACATTGCTTTCTTTAAAATAATTAACCAAAAGGTGAATTACTAAGAAAATACATAAAGCCTCTAGAACTAGTAGTCTATCAACATAATCTGTTGGGTAAACAACAAAAAAGTAATAAGGTGTTAAAAACAATAAAAATCCGATGGTTAATATAAGGTATGATACACGTTTTTTTGAGTACAGCGTAAGAGAAATTGGTGATAATAGTAAAAAATAATATTCTAAGTAATTGCCTGGCGAAACAATAAGTGTAAAATAGATATTATTTATAATAAAGACACTTATAAAGAATATGCGAGCCCATTTAAAATGGTGATTCTTATTGATGAATATTATGATTATTAGTGAGCAAACAATAAAAAAGTAATTAAAAAATAATTTATAGTCAAAAAAATAAAAAGTAATAACATTCTGATTTATAGTCTCTTGAACTAAAGCAACAATTATTTCTAAAGCATAAAAAAACAGTATTAAATGTCCCCAAATTAAACAATAGGTATTTAATAAACGTATTCTTTTATTTACATTATTAGCATTGCTTTCTTGGGTTCCTAGACCTATTACAGTTTCGTATTTTTTTTTCATAAATCAACTAAATATTAGCAACTAACCAAAATTGGAAGTAATAGTTTATAACATAACCCACAACTTAAACCACCTAAATTTGATATACTTTCTTTGTAAATATATCTTTTTTTGAGGCAATGAATTAACCTTAAAAAGCATTTTAACTAAAATAGTTGGTTTTTACATTGTTAATTACAACAGTAACAATTTCTCAAAACAATTTATTTAGTGACATTTATACTAAAGATCATTACCTATTGAAAGTTACAATAAAGATAAAAAAGAATGTTTTTAAAACTCTCCCGCATATTGAGTTGCATACTCCATCGCTTTTTCTTTTGTCATAGCGGCTACTTTAGCATTGTCGGTACTAAAAAAGTCTACAATAGTTTCACCTTCAGCTTCATTTCTTTCTTTTTTCTCTCTAACCATCACTAAACTATTTTCATCATACATAAAAACCATTGACATTCTGTTGCGAAATACAGCTTTTTTTACTTTTTTAGCTACAGCTTCATCAAACACAAAATATGCAGGCATACCACCTTCTGTTAGGCTAAGTGTCATCATTTTTGTTGTGCCAGGTTCACCAATTGCTAAATATACTTCGGTTACCTCTTGCCCTAAACTCCCCATCTTATTTAATGAATAATATTTCCCGTTAAACTCATCACTTTTAGGAAAATAATCTTGTGCATTTGCATTTAAAGCACTAACCAATAATACGAGTAAGAATCCTTTTAATTTCATAATTTTTAATTTTAATTAGTTTGTATTTATATTCAATTTAAGTGTAAAATTTTAACTCATTTTAAGCTAAATAACACTCAAATGTATACTTTAATTATGTAATTATTTGGGCGTATAACTGCATTGACCCAAATAGTAGCTTTTTGAATCAAATGGTTATTTTTTGACTTAAATAGTCATTTTTTGAATGATGTAAAACCGTGTTTAGTACTAGTTTTGACCTGCCATAAAAAAGAAACAAACATCAATTTGAAAACAAAAAAATTAAACAAATGAAACAATTAATTTTAGCAGTTGTACTATTAATTACAACAGCAACACAAGCACAAAAAAGCTTTTTTGAAAACATTTCTGAAGAAGATACCTACAACCTATATTTAAAGGTGTCAAAAAAAGGAGATGGTACTTATAAGGCAGAAGAAAAAGGAAATTCTGTTAAATTTAAAAAAGAATATTTACCAACTGGAGAAGGTTATAAATTTTCTACTATTTTACAAGAAGGTTCAAAAAAAGGAGAAACTGAAATGACAGTTGATATTTCAGATGAAAAAATAGAGTGTACAGGGTATCCTTATGAGTCCGTTATAAGCGGTGAAGATTGGGGTTATCATTATTACTATGTCTCTATTGGTGATTATGTTTTTTCTCTTGACGGAGTTTCAACAAAATTTGCCACTTTTAAAGGTATTTCAGCTGTCTTCATTAAAGCAGGAGCAGCACCTGCAGAGGCTGATGTTGAGAAAAAGGAGAAAAAAACTAAAAAGAAGAACTCTTTTTTCGCAAAAATGAAAGCGTTGAAAAATGAAGCATTAGGTACTTTTGGACCTGAATATAAAGAATTCACAAATAAGAATCTAGATAAAATAATTACAGATTATTTAGTTGCCATGAAAGCAAAACAAGATGGTAGAACTGCAGCCCAAAAACAATCGGATGAAAACGTTGCACAACTAACTAAAGACAAAATAGCGAAAGAAAAAGCTGCAAGTGATGCATCATGGGCAGAAGCTAAAAAACACAACGATTCTGTAATGGCAACACCAGAGTGGCAAGAATTAGAAAGAAGAAAAAAATTGAATGAAGCAAATTACCAAGGTGCTCAAAAAGCAAATAAAGTAACACTTCGAAATACTGGCGGAAGCACTATTTATGTATGTCCACAAGGTATGGATACTCATGAAATAGAAATTTCTGCAGGCGGAACAGCTAAATGGGATTGTGATACTGATGGATACTTACAAGTTAATGGTAAAGCTACCAATGTAAAAGTGTACAGTAAAAATACAGGTTGTGGAAATACTATTAATATAAACTAAATAACATTAAACTTAAAATAGAATTTTATTTAATTATGAAGGTGAAACAGGGTTTATAAGTACCACCATTTAATTAAAAACAAAATTTTAGAGCAATATACGCCCCCACAATTAGTAGTATATGCAAAGTTGGATAATGAGTAAAACCATTATCCAACTATTTAAAATTAATAAATAAAAAAATCTCAGATCAACTTTTGACCTGAGATTTTAAAACTTATACAGTTTATAAGATAGAGCCGATAAAATCTATAAATAAAAATTACTATTTTTTATTTTATTAATTTAATATCAACTCTTCTGTTTGCTGCTCTACCAGCATTATACATATTGCTTTCTACAGGTTGTGTTTCTCCATAACCTTTTGCAGTTAAATTACTAGAAGGCACACCCTTAGATACTAAATAACTTTTTACAGCTTGTGCTCTTTCTTCAGATAATTTTAAGTTGTATTGATCATTTCCAATACTATCTGTATGACCAGAAATTGCAAATTTTGCTCTTGGATATTTCACTATAATTGCAATAGCTTCATTTAATTTTGCAATAGTTTCTGATTTAAAACTTGCTTTATTAGTTTCAAAATACACTGTTTTAAACAACTCTTCTAATCTTGCTATATCTTGAACAGTAACTTCAGGACAACCATTATTAGAAGCAACTCCTGCCACTTTTGGACAATCGTCATCTTTATCTAAAACGCCATCGTTATCAGTATCTGGCCAAGGACAACCCTTATTAGCTCTAGGTCCTGCAACATTAGGACAATTATCTCTAGAATCTACTATTCCATCATTATCAGAGTCTGGACAGCCATTATTTGCTTTTGTTCCTTTAACATTAGGACAAGCATCGTCTTTATCTGCAATACCATCTCCATCAGTATCAGGACAACCGTTTAGAGATTCTAAACCTGCAACATTAGGACAAGCATCTTTTGAATCTATAACGCCATCATTATCAGAATCTGGACATCCATTATATTCCATTAATCCGAATACTTCTGGACAAGCATCTACATCATCAAAAACACCGTCGTTATCAGAGTCTGTTCCACCAAACTTAATAACTACACCTAAAGAGTGTTGAAAATGTTGTACAATTTTACTTTCAAAAGCATGTTTATATTTAGATTCTAAATTAAGGCCAAAATTATCATTAAACCAAACGTTAAACCCTAAACCAGCGTTAAAGGTTCCTGTATCATAATCTCCCATCCAAATATAACCACCACCAATAGATGCATACGGATCAAACCAACCAGTTTGACCAAACGCATTATTTAAGTCGTATTTAACAGCTCCATCTAAAGCCAAGTAAGAAGTACTGCTTACGCTATTATCACCTACTTTTTTTATTCTATTTAAGGAACCAGCAGCTTCAATACTAAAACCATCTGTTAAATACCTACTAACCGTTACTTTTGAAATAGATGGAATTATATTATAATGGTCATCAATATTTACAAACTCTTCAAACCAAGTACCGTGCCCTGCTAATCCAGGATTAGTAGGATAAAAATCGATAGCATTTATTCCCACCCCTATTGAATAAGGATTATTTTTGTCTTGAGCATTTATGGATGCTAATCCAATAATTAACAACAAAGTTGTTAAAACAATTTTTCTTTTTTTCATGTTACTTTTTATTTAATTTAAACTTTTTCTTAATTAGTGCAAATTTATAAATATTAATTTATAACGCACCAAAAAGCCACCCTAAAAAGAGTGGCTTTATAAATTGTATTAATACAATAAATTTATTTTATTTGATTGATCTCAACTCTTCTATTGTTAAATCTTCCTTCACTAGTAGCGTTAGAATCAATAGGTGCAGTTTGACCAAAACCTTGAGTAGATAATCTATTAGCGCTTACTCCTTTATTTACTAAGTATGCTTTTACAGCATTAGCTCTATCTGTAGATAAAGTCATGTTTCTAGCAGCAGAACCTGTACTATCTGTATGTCCTTCTACTGAGAATCTAAATTGTAAATTTTGATTTTGGTTTAAGATAGTAGCAACATTATCTAAAATAGCAGCAGCATCTGGTCTGATTGCAGATTTTCCAGTATCAAAGTTAATGCCTCTTGCAGCTTGATCTACTGTTTCTTGATCTACAAATACTTCTGGACAACCTTCGTTAGAAGCAGGACCAGGAACCTCAACACATCTGTCAATAATGTCAATAACACCATCTTCATCAGTATCTTTGTAAGGACAACCT
This window encodes:
- a CDS encoding response regulator, whose translation is MKKKYETVIGLGTQESNANNVNKRIRLLNTYCLIWGHLILFFYALEIIVALVQETINQNVITFYFFDYKLFFNYFFIVCSLIIIIFINKNHHFKWARIFFISVFIINNIYFTLIVSPGNYLEYYFLLLSPISLTLYSKKRVSYLILTIGFLLFLTPYYFFVVYPTDYVDRLLVLEALCIFLVIHLLVNYFKESNVKNEKLLALEKDKVLSDKMILEVQEAELRESIEFKSHFFVNLSHEIRTPLTLIQGYTNQLNFKESDKENKQKTAVIKEQCQQMQNIINGIMDLSKMDNNQFQLIRIPVDLNSFLEKHFINFQSLFTKKNIEFTFNNKTLKTTILVDEDLFSKAITNLLSNALKFTPTNGSVAINTSFNNEGITINVIDTGIGISKEETESIFKRFYQVKNDITKSQGSGIGLAFTKSIVNAHQFSIAVESSFGNGTCFTISIPKEFVNSTINQSSIKPPEIFEIKKTMFIEQPNISSINKKQKILIVDDHELMRKYLKKVLQNYDITEAENGKEALEVLQNNNFDLILTDYMMPVMDGKTLVKKLKQQQNKTPILVLTARTDQQGKLSMLRLGIDGYLHKPFLEEELLINIKNAIALFKNITEFDKDNSPEVLKNLNEYADKFNMKITSYINNNLNSPLLTVDTISEYMKVSRSTLNRKVKSVLGQTVNQLIQEARLEKARNLRAEDPFATKKQIAEAVGVTNTTYLFDKLKERYGV
- a CDS encoding OmpA family protein, producing MKKRKIVLTTLLLIIGLASINAQDKNNPYSIGVGINAIDFYPTNPGLAGHGTWFEEFVNIDDHYNIIPSISKVTVSRYLTDGFSIEAAGSLNRIKKVGDNSVSSTSYLALDGAVKYDLNNAFGQTGWFDPYASIGGGYIWMGDYDTGTFNAGLGFNVWFNDNFGLNLESKYKHAFESKIVQHFQHSLGVVIKFGGTDSDNDGVFDDVDACPEVFGLMEYNGCPDSDNDGVIDSKDACPNVAGLESLNGCPDTDGDGIADKDDACPNVKGTKANNGCPDSDNDGIVDSRDNCPNVAGPRANKGCPWPDTDNDGVLDKDDDCPKVAGVASNNGCPEVTVQDIARLEELFKTVYFETNKASFKSETIAKLNEAIAIIVKYPRAKFAISGHTDSIGNDQYNLKLSEERAQAVKSYLVSKGVPSSNLTAKGYGETQPVESNMYNAGRAANRRVDIKLIK